In Syntrophomonas wolfei subsp. wolfei str. Goettingen G311, a single window of DNA contains:
- a CDS encoding YetF domain-containing protein codes for MGLIPLVVARIALANIRARRRLDGVPTLLVEKGKILEDNLKKEKYHVNDLLEELRLKGVFNIADLNFAILETSGQISVQLKPEKQPVTVPDMNLSATRQGLCANLIIDGRILYQHLKLVNRDETWLREELKKQNIEDMGQVLLASMDGNGNLYIDVKDDQLEEFNVLK; via the coding sequence CTGGGCCTCATTCCCCTTGTAGTTGCCAGAATAGCCCTGGCTAATATCCGCGCCAGACGAAGGTTAGATGGAGTACCTACCCTCCTGGTCGAAAAAGGGAAAATCCTTGAGGATAACCTCAAGAAAGAGAAGTACCATGTTAACGATTTACTCGAAGAGCTAAGGTTAAAAGGAGTTTTTAACATTGCTGACCTGAATTTTGCCATTTTAGAAACCAGCGGACAGATCAGTGTGCAGCTCAAACCTGAAAAGCAACCAGTCACAGTACCTGACATGAATCTTTCCGCAACCCGCCAGGGACTATGTGCAAATTTAATAATTGATGGCAGAATACTATACCAGCATCTCAAGCTGGTAAACCGTGACGAAACCTGGCTAAGGGAGGAATTAAAAAAGCAAAACATAGAAGACATGGGCCAGGTACTGCTGGCCTCCATGGATGGGAATGGCAATCTATATATTGATGTGAAAGACGACCAGT
- a CDS encoding MBL fold metallo-hydrolase yields the protein MMAWSLTTTPAAIGVNSKSAVKYRKNARVADKMAKVKEITAGVYQVGGDGLSRAEDCCVYLIDGGGESALIDAGAGRSASMIWSNIIATGIDVSSLKHIVVTHGHIDHIGGLAFLKEKLQAQVIAHSLELPAIEEGLPQLTAASWYGVTYEKVKVEQVLKGEEQRLKLGQVELICPHTPGHTPGGISPYVDITGKRVLFGQDIHGPFNQQWGSDLKEWRISMQKLLELEADILCEGHFGIYSPAAAVRKYIEGYLRQYSRK from the coding sequence ATGATGGCCTGGTCCCTTACCACTACACCCGCTGCTATTGGAGTAAATTCCAAAAGTGCGGTAAAATATAGAAAAAACGCAAGGGTGGCGGATAAAATGGCCAAAGTCAAGGAAATTACTGCTGGGGTTTACCAGGTAGGAGGTGACGGTCTCTCCCGCGCGGAGGATTGTTGCGTATACCTGATAGATGGAGGGGGAGAATCCGCTTTAATCGATGCTGGAGCGGGAAGAAGCGCTTCCATGATATGGAGTAATATTATTGCCACAGGAATAGATGTGTCCAGTTTGAAGCATATTGTTGTCACCCATGGGCATATTGACCACATTGGTGGCCTGGCATTTCTAAAAGAGAAGCTGCAGGCCCAGGTAATTGCACACAGTCTGGAACTGCCGGCTATTGAAGAGGGCTTGCCCCAGCTTACGGCTGCTTCCTGGTATGGGGTTACATATGAGAAGGTGAAAGTAGAACAGGTGCTTAAAGGGGAAGAGCAAAGGCTTAAACTAGGTCAAGTGGAACTGATTTGCCCCCACACTCCCGGACACACTCCAGGCGGGATATCTCCCTATGTAGATATCACAGGGAAAAGGGTGCTCTTCGGCCAGGACATTCATGGGCCTTTCAACCAGCAGTGGGGCTCAGATTTAAAGGAGTGGAGGATTTCCATGCAAAAGCTGCTTGAACTCGAGGCGGATATACTCTGTGAAGGACATTTTGGTATTTATTCACCAGCAGCGGCGGTAAGAAAGTATATTGAAGGCTACCTGCGCCAATACAGTCGGAAATAA
- a CDS encoding beta-propeller domain-containing protein, which translates to MPVERKKSFWPGIIISLTLLLFASSLVMALDNIPATSAKKPVEPLPVVGSMENLKKLLVEYEKSSLINSGQLLRKESKMEMMNDAVTVAPLARNEMAAGGAVNLAQESAKSLVGASADYSSTNVQVQGVDEADIVKTDGNYIYQVNQQEIVVIKAVPAEQMQVVSRIKLDNEGFTPRELFLDSKRLVVLGDSRAEVYARSMPKVKTEIYPPPVYQQPSTIALIYDIADKKQIKKTRELELEGNYLSSRKIASHLYLVSNHHLDWYRIQEKEDNILPSYRDTAVSSDFKQIDCGQINYFPGEIYPAYIIIAAVDIDRNEPAQLKTCLGNGENIYASINNLYIAVSRQEPARPLLKDSNFPAPAAEIGPKTRIYRFGLQQGKVEYQGKGEVPGRILNQFSMDEEKAYFRIATTSGEIWRNDENTSKNNLYVLDQEMNITGKLEGIAPGEQIYSTRFMGDRAYMVTFRTVDPLFVIDLKDPTKPTILGKLKIPGYSDYLHPYDENHIIGFGKETIELKGRNNEAQAFYQGMKIALFDVSDVNNPREMSHEIIGDRGTDSELLRDHKALLFSREKNLLAFPVTVMTLSETDKNLPRTDFPAYGKFSFQGAYVYKIDLQHGFQLQGRISHLSPADYQRAGDYWYEDSKNIQRIIYIGKNLYTLSQDLAKSHQITDLKEVGSLSLR; encoded by the coding sequence ATGCCCGTAGAAAGAAAGAAATCTTTCTGGCCCGGTATCATAATCAGCTTGACGCTGCTTCTTTTTGCCTCCAGCCTGGTGATGGCACTGGATAATATACCGGCTACATCGGCTAAAAAACCGGTTGAACCTTTGCCAGTGGTAGGAAGCATGGAGAACCTAAAAAAGCTCTTGGTGGAATATGAGAAGTCATCCTTGATTAATTCCGGCCAATTACTGCGCAAAGAATCCAAGATGGAAATGATGAACGATGCGGTGACTGTAGCTCCCCTGGCCCGGAATGAAATGGCTGCTGGCGGAGCTGTTAATTTAGCCCAGGAATCTGCTAAATCATTAGTAGGGGCCTCGGCTGATTATTCCTCCACCAATGTCCAGGTGCAGGGAGTGGATGAAGCCGACATAGTTAAAACTGACGGTAACTATATTTACCAGGTCAACCAGCAGGAAATAGTCGTAATAAAGGCGGTTCCGGCTGAACAGATGCAGGTGGTTAGCCGTATAAAGCTCGATAATGAGGGTTTCACCCCCCGCGAGCTTTTCCTGGACAGCAAACGCCTGGTCGTATTAGGAGACTCCCGTGCTGAAGTTTATGCCCGATCCATGCCAAAGGTAAAAACGGAAATTTATCCTCCCCCCGTATACCAGCAACCATCCACCATAGCATTAATATATGATATTGCTGACAAAAAGCAGATTAAAAAAACCCGCGAGCTGGAACTGGAAGGAAATTATCTTTCCTCGCGCAAGATCGCTTCCCATCTTTATCTGGTGAGCAACCATCACCTGGATTGGTATCGCATTCAGGAAAAGGAAGATAACATCCTGCCTTCCTATCGTGATACAGCCGTTAGCAGTGATTTTAAGCAAATCGATTGTGGGCAGATTAATTACTTCCCCGGGGAAATATATCCGGCTTACATTATTATTGCTGCTGTGGATATAGACCGTAATGAGCCGGCCCAACTAAAAACCTGCCTGGGCAACGGCGAAAACATATATGCCTCTATTAACAACCTCTATATTGCAGTAAGCCGCCAGGAGCCTGCTCGCCCTCTGCTTAAGGACAGTAACTTTCCCGCTCCCGCTGCCGAGATTGGGCCCAAAACCAGGATTTATCGTTTCGGATTGCAACAGGGAAAGGTTGAATATCAAGGCAAGGGTGAGGTTCCGGGCCGAATCCTCAACCAGTTTTCCATGGATGAGGAAAAGGCTTATTTCCGTATCGCCACCACCAGCGGAGAAATCTGGCGCAATGACGAGAATACCTCCAAGAATAACCTCTATGTACTGGATCAGGAGATGAATATTACCGGTAAACTGGAAGGTATCGCCCCTGGAGAGCAGATTTACTCCACCCGTTTCATGGGAGACCGGGCTTATATGGTTACTTTCAGAACCGTTGACCCCCTCTTTGTCATAGACCTGAAGGACCCAACCAAACCCACTATACTGGGCAAGCTGAAAATTCCCGGTTATAGTGATTACCTGCATCCTTATGATGAGAACCATATTATCGGCTTCGGCAAGGAAACGATTGAGCTCAAAGGCAGGAACAATGAGGCTCAAGCCTTTTACCAGGGCATGAAAATCGCCCTCTTCGATGTATCCGATGTCAATAACCCCCGGGAAATGTCCCATGAGATTATAGGCGACCGGGGAACCGACTCCGAACTGTTGCGCGACCATAAAGCCTTGCTCTTTTCCCGGGAAAAGAATTTACTGGCCTTCCCTGTCACCGTCATGACTTTGAGCGAAACAGATAAAAATCTGCCTAGAACGGATTTCCCGGCTTACGGTAAGTTTTCTTTCCAGGGAGCCTATGTTTACAAGATTGACCTGCAGCATGGCTTCCAATTGCAAGGCCGCATCAGCCATCTAAGCCCGGCTGATTACCAGCGGGCCGGTGACTATTGGTATGAAGACAGCAAGAACATACAGCGCATAATATATATAGGAAAGAATCTTTACACCCTGTCCCAGGACCTGGCAAAATCGCACCAAATCACAGATCTAAAAGAAGTGGGGAGCCTTTCCCTGCGCTAG